aaatttacaaggaagcaaagaaaagatggataggtCTAAACACAATGTATACTAATTATCTAGGCTTTCTTGAAGTTGATAttgatttcatattttgaattctttttgatATTCTGCTCTGCTTatgacaatgattttttttttcttttgcatttaagcttaatttttttttttaaagagtatcaTTCTGATTAGCAGAGGGTGAATATTATGTCTGTTAGGCACTGATAAATCCTGTGCAGTTGGAGGAATAACTTGTTAATGAAGTACATTAACATCCAAGGGGCCCAGGATAGTATTGTATTAAATGTAACACTGACATTTAATAatccaaaagaaatttttttaatgtaagacCGGAGAAagtgagcaagatagagatttgaaaacaattcaataatttatttaatggagagatttactgggatcatGGGATTCATGgcttggtcccagggctgaatgagactatcatctccaagaatccagccaacaataTGAGTTCTCAAAGACATATGTACTCATGGCTCAgatgcggggggggggggggggtagattGGGGCAGGGACAGAGTCAGGGTGCAGAGAGCTGGAATGGAACtgtgacagggtggggtgagcttCTGGAGATGGGGAGGCACCCTGGATATGaagagaggcatcttgataagatggtatctgacattctgatagcttgggatagggagaggcattctgatattctaaaacacaatatcttttttccttatcaaatgttctgataaagagggaggggaggttttgcaggactgagctttgagcagaagcagagaaactgagtgaGGACTTGGTCAGGAAAATTAGGGAgactgagaactgtggcataacattaaTAGTGGTATATAACAAGTGACAATTTGGGACAGCTTATGGATCCAGAAACCTAACAGTTATTTAATCTGTTCTCAGCAGGACACCTGCAAAAATTTCTCTTCAGCAAAATCATTATGGAAAGAGACCTTCAGGAGCATAAATTCCCAAAGGGACATAAGTACTCAGGGAGAGAGAAAGCATCTCAGACTTCTTTAGATCTTCCAAGGTCATGAGCTATATTAAGCATCACTACAAAGAAGCAGATGGTCCACTAAAAAAGGACTATTAAAACATCCTGGTGGGATATTTGGATTCTACATAATCCCAAGAGTGCAACAAATCTCTGAGTCTCGCTAGCTATTCAGGCTGTGGGAGAGTATCAATATCTCTATCTGGAATCCCCAGGGGTGTCCTAATCCAATGTATTTCCAAAGATTTAACTGAGTAGATTGGTCCTTGAACTTTCTTAGGATTGCTTCTCTTCTATAACATGTGTTAAAGGTTCCCATTTCCTTTTGACATGGGAAACTTTAAGCGGTTTGAGCCTGTAAAGGTGCTCCCTTTTGACTTTGACAAGATTTGGTGAGTCCTTCATATAAGGGAGGGCAGATATTGTGAACCttgggaaaggaaaaatggaaggtaGCTAgctctaaaaatatatttatttaaaaaaaaaaaagatttcacatTAGGAAGAATTGGGATGAAGTATCAAAATGTATAGGGATTAAATACCATTGTTTTGTTTGGGTAGGTGCCCTAGTTGCTGATAAGAACTGTGGATCCCCTGAGAGCTGGGTGCAAATTCAAAGAAGCCTTCAATAAGCACACAGCATCTCCTAAGTTGCAGCTCCAGAACTCccctcctcacccccaccccaaagATCCATTTGGACAAAGGTCTCTGTCCCACATAAGACCAAATCTAGATATTGAAGGGACCTCCGAGATTAGCTGAgtacaattctttcattttatagacaaagctAGAGAAGTTCAAGTATCTTATCTTAAGAACAGATTGGCCATAAGTCCCCGAAATGTGAttggaatccaggtcttctgactatctgacacctttttttctttgtattattgaGGAGTCCAGAAAAATCACTTCAATTGAGTGCTTTTGAATCCTAATTCTTTCATCTAATGTATTTACTATCTTTGAGTTTATTACCAACTGTGTTTTGTAGAGATGACTTCTATaaacccatcagttggggaattcctgaataagttatggtatgtaaaaataatagaatattatcattctataaaaaaaaaaaaaatgatgaacagcctgattttagaaaggcctagaagaATTTACATGGattaatgctgaatgaaataagcagatgTAGGTAGTGAATGAAGTGAACTCTGACAGCTGTCTCAAAAGGTGGAGATAGTGTTCTAAAGCCTGAGTGAAGGCCAGCTGTGCCCCAGGGCaaggtttctttctccagaaatctcctggtttacaaggagtgggaccttttctttgtgagactaaGTTGGGGCCACCTTGGCACTGAAACTCCCATAGAAGATAATTTAGTAATGCTAAAGATGTGGTTGGGTTGAAagcttttcctcatttatgacttagaatgtgaaGTCATTTGTCCTGGCTAATCATGGCAAAGGTCTAGCCTAATAGGGAGTGTCAGCCCAGGCCCCCATATAATTCTTGTCTGTTAACTGGACCTCCCTTGTTCTTGCCCAACTGCTTGTGGGGAGGGAGATACCCTTTCTGGCAAGATCATAAGagaattcctttctgcttttgccttgagaaatctccttaatttatttgatttatttgagctgGTGGTCTTGTCCCACACAATAGCAACATTAAGATTGGGTAGTGATCAATATGACaaatttgattcttctcagacgttcagtgatccaaagtaactGCAATACACTTTTGAAAAACACCACCCAAATATGAAAAGCACTATGGAGAGTGACTGTAAAtgaatacatgctatgttcacttttttttgtttgttttattttctctttcttgtgattttccccttttgttctgatgtttCTCTCCTAAAATGaatcataaggaaatatgtaaaaaatatgtagatgtataaccaaaaaaaaaaaaaaaaggttttttgtacatgtaactggagaatataaaaacaaaaaaaagagaaagattccaTCTATATCCTTATCCAAGTTCTTCATGAAAATGTTAACATGAAAGCACCAAGCATAGATCCCAGGACACGGCAATATAGATCAATATAGATTGATGGTTGATATTATTGACTACTCTTGGATTTATCACTGAAACAATTCCAAACATATTTAACGTAAAATTTCACTATATTATAATTTGGATGATTAAATTCATCTTGTCCATGATACtgtcaaagaaatactaaggtaGTAGGAATTTCGAATCAGAGAACTTGGATTTGTTATTTAGTACCTGTATGAaattgagcaagtaacttaaccttaaTCTGTGCCTCATTCTTGTACAGAATGAAGGAGACTTAGTACATATTCTCTAAGATCCCCTTCAGCTTTAAATTCTGTGATCTGACCACTCTCAACTATCTTGATGAAATCTAAGACTATGGCTTTCCTCATCTATCAGTCTAGTAATCCAATCAAAAAGGGAACTAATGAGAATCTAGCATGCGCTATTCTTGATGAACCATTATAAACTCTTGTGGAAGATTACttatctttcaatttttttctttcaagtttttaaatttatatgctttgcatttataaaatttttatcattttatttccaaatatatctttctctccttcatccCAGAAGGCCATTCCTtacagcaaagaataaaaaagaaaaagaaataaaagctctttAAAATGTTCACAAATAATTTTTGAAGTAATATAAGCCAGCATTTTACTAGGAATTATAGTGAAGCTCACTAGTGAATTCTGTGAAGCCTgtactctcttctttttttatttctttccaaaataaGGCCAGCATTCTTAGTGGTGTCCAATTAAAACCTAATGCAGTGAGTGGCCATTAGGAAACAACAACTAAGGAGGATGAGGACTATTTACTTCCACTCCCAAACTGTAAATACTGACTCCCTCTTCTCTAGGAGGTCCTTTGCTGCTATGCTGACTACCTTGGGCAGGAAGAGAGGGGACTACAGTGGTGGAGAGTAATGATGCACACAAGCTTGGATGCTTAGGTTTATTGCAGTCATAATAGACCTTCAGTTCAATATCCAGAGTAATTCTTCATACCCTTTaacctcctccccttccccacacATCTTAGACTCCCGGATGAAAGTGCGCAGACAAGGGGACAGCCCTAGGATGAGGAACAGTCCTAGACAGGAGGCTGGGCCCTAGGAGGGAGATTCCTTTTTGCTGAGCCAGGGCCACAGAGCTAATTTGCATTTAGGATTTGGTTGATCCAAGAGCTGTAATGagcaatttttgtgaagacaGAAGGCGGATATTTATTGTTTCCATATGAGACAATGCCGTGGGCCACACCAGAACAAACGAGGGGTCCTCCAGAATCTCCCTGTTAGACAAAGAGGAGTAAGCAAGAAAGGTAGATCTTACCTTGCCCCACTTAGCCCTGGCCCTTTCTGAGCTGTTTGTAGAAATCCTGGACCTTCCTGGGTTCATAAGTTCCCTCACAGATTCTTTTCTTGGGTCATATCCAGAGGCACCTTCCCACCCAggtttccttctctcctccctatcAGTATCTctctgaaactctgagtaggATATGGAGGAGGGGTAGAGAATGAGTCTCCCATCCTCCCACCTACAAATACTAGGGAAATGGGGCTTGGATTTGGGGATTTGGAATATTTCCTGTTCTTACAGACCTCATTTCTTCCCCTCAACCCTATGCTCCAAACCCCTGCCCAAGTCCTAGATCCAGCTGAAAGTGCTGACGCCATCCCTTCTTAGGAGGATTCTGACTCTTAGAGAGAGAGTGATTTCCAAAGAAGTTTAATATGAATTGTGGACTCACCGAGAACGTTGTTTTAATTGATTTGGGCGTTCCTACACACAAGAGGGATCTCTCATCAAAACATGTAAAGTTTTTGCAGTAAATGGGATTCGTTACTCTCACTTCAGCCTCCTGTAAAGTGTCTGATCCCGAGGACTTTAGTTTTGTACCTCCCCAGCCAGCTATTATGCATTCTTTCCCAGGTAAGACAGAATTGGATGTTGAGGGCAGGGGAATAGGCCTCACTGCTGTTGTCTGTTTGGCTTTCTTTTCCAGctgtgaaaaggaaggaaaagggctTTGTCAGCGCCAGGGATGGGTCATATGGGCTGGGTTAAGGGCTCCAGAGATGCAGGGACCTCAGATTTTTGAGAAAACACTAGAAGACAAAAGGA
The DNA window shown above is from Sminthopsis crassicaudata isolate SCR6 chromosome 2, ASM4859323v1, whole genome shotgun sequence and carries:
- the LOC141553680 gene encoding chymase-like translates to MKLLCLLLLLLTFLLAHETGADEILGGKEARRHSRPYMAFLDIKLCNDLFSCGGFLIRNDFVMTAAHCVGDFISVRLGAHNINKREETWQIINVTKQFPHPEYNAERLLNDIMLLKLEKKAKQTTAVRPIPLPSTSNSVLPGKECIIAGWGGTKLKSSGSDTLQEAEVRVTNPIYCKNFTCFDERSLLCVGTPKSIKTTFSGDSGGPLVCSGVAHGIVSYGNNKYPPSVFTKIAHYSSWINQILNAN